The following coding sequences lie in one Psychrobacter arenosus genomic window:
- a CDS encoding UDP-2,3-diacylglucosamine diphosphatase, with the protein MTPFRDYHHLVTTRPHDVQQVMISDLHLSASEPALVQAFLSLLSDLQALPQLRCLYILGDWFDAWIGDDAYLSLSDAEKANHWITPLIEQLKQLRLQGCDIFVMHGNRDFLIGQPFCNTFGGLLIDEPYDIQIGSQHFRLEHGDALCTDDHAYQRFRKLMRNRLVQWYLLNKSLEKRQKIAAKMRQKSKTDTARKTEFIMDVNEGAVAQVMLAYDGLLHGHTHRPDIHPVPNSSQSISIKQSIVANNKDDTENTHKTRYVLGDWRVLNSGTSREKVEAVIGVVVAEADEVTSDETFMMVCYTN; encoded by the coding sequence ATGACCCCATTTAGAGATTACCATCATTTAGTTACGACCCGCCCGCATGATGTGCAGCAGGTCATGATTAGTGATTTGCATTTGTCTGCCTCAGAGCCTGCCTTAGTGCAGGCTTTTTTGTCATTACTGAGCGACTTGCAAGCCCTACCCCAGCTACGTTGCCTATATATCTTAGGCGATTGGTTTGACGCTTGGATTGGCGATGATGCTTATCTGTCGTTGAGCGATGCTGAAAAAGCCAACCATTGGATAACTCCGCTGATAGAGCAACTCAAACAATTGCGCCTACAAGGTTGCGATATTTTCGTCATGCATGGCAATCGTGATTTTCTGATTGGTCAGCCATTCTGCAACACTTTTGGTGGGCTATTAATCGACGAGCCCTACGATATTCAAATCGGCAGCCAACACTTCCGCTTAGAGCACGGCGATGCCCTTTGTACCGACGATCATGCTTATCAACGTTTTCGTAAACTGATGCGCAATCGCTTGGTACAGTGGTATCTGCTGAATAAATCTTTAGAGAAACGCCAAAAAATAGCGGCGAAGATGCGGCAAAAGAGCAAGACCGACACAGCCCGTAAAACTGAATTTATTATGGATGTTAATGAGGGCGCCGTAGCACAAGTCATGCTAGCGTATGATGGTCTGTTGCATGGCCATACGCATCGACCTGATATTCATCCCGTACCTAATAGCTCTCAAAGTATTAGCATTAAGCAAAGCATTGTTGCTAATAATAAAGATGACACTGAGAACACCCATAAGACCCGCTATGTTCTGGGGGATTGGCGAGTGTTAAATAGTGGCACCTCCCGTGAAAAAGTCGAGGCTGTGATTGGGGTGGTCGTTGCTGAAGCAGATGAAGTAACTAGCGATGAAACTTTTATGATGGTTTGTTATACGAATTAG
- a CDS encoding META domain-containing protein, with protein MLIVAPVFLLACHPLQVQTPVIAEEVQTPIRAVEVTMVSTVTEAKSNSAIAPLISIEQNASVVSNTGAPLLPVAKWQLISAFDAERQPIALLNKIKDNVQLTLPTEGSLGMGYTVGCNARGGNFRLQELGMHSSILTVTDEMGDAQMCPDLLDAEQLLGEFMEGRSQLQLLTAAKSKSDTPIMLQITEEGSVLLWQARVDKQAKGLTVQLIPATTNWLSRYDWTLDFAIDNRHLPIAAFKAIPKIAQVKAELKFNEANTEAKQEVGFGYKMGCNWHSAGYTLLDGQMTKPSRLTISTLMGCNDEIEQAEGQLGRELASPSRFYALEGSEAPLLVQTNERGSLLLWQGQAKTVAMGLNE; from the coding sequence ATGTTAATCGTAGCGCCTGTTTTTTTGCTGGCGTGTCATCCGTTGCAGGTGCAAACGCCCGTTATCGCAGAGGAGGTGCAAACGCCCATCAGGGCAGTGGAGGTGACAATGGTTAGTACGGTTACTGAGGCTAAAAGTAATTCTGCAATAGCGCCGTTAATTTCAATCGAGCAGAATGCTTCTGTGGTAAGTAATACTGGTGCACCCTTATTGCCTGTCGCAAAGTGGCAGTTAATCAGTGCCTTCGATGCCGAGCGTCAGCCTATAGCGCTGCTCAATAAAATCAAAGATAACGTGCAACTGACCCTACCAACAGAGGGTTCTCTGGGAATGGGCTATACCGTGGGATGTAATGCTCGTGGGGGTAACTTTCGCCTGCAAGAGTTGGGGATGCACAGCAGTATTCTGACGGTAACCGATGAGATGGGCGATGCGCAGATGTGTCCTGATTTATTAGATGCTGAGCAGCTATTGGGCGAGTTTATGGAGGGGCGCAGTCAGTTGCAATTACTGACCGCTGCTAAGTCCAAGAGTGACACGCCTATTATGCTGCAAATTACGGAGGAGGGCAGTGTGCTGCTGTGGCAAGCGCGCGTGGACAAACAGGCTAAAGGATTAACTGTACAGCTAATACCAGCAACTACCAACTGGCTCTCTCGATATGATTGGACGTTGGACTTCGCTATTGATAATCGCCATTTGCCTATTGCTGCCTTTAAAGCTATCCCTAAAATAGCGCAGGTAAAAGCTGAGCTTAAGTTTAACGAAGCAAATACTGAGGCGAAGCAGGAGGTAGGGTTTGGCTATAAGATGGGTTGCAATTGGCATTCAGCGGGTTATACATTGCTCGATGGCCAAATGACCAAACCCAGTAGGCTCACTATTAGCACACTCATGGGCTGTAATGACGAGATTGAGCAAGCCGAAGGTCAGCTTGGTAGAGAGTTGGCTAGCCCTAGTAGGTTCTATGCGCTAGAGGGTTCAGAGGCTCCACTCTTAGTGCAAACCAATGAGCGGGGCAGTCTATTGCTGTGGCAGGGTCAAGCAAAGACCGTAGCAATGGGACTTAATGAATAG
- a CDS encoding glutamine--tRNA ligase/YqeY domain fusion protein, with translation MSDHSTKPAEQKNDFIRQIIREDIAAQKYQQIVTRFPPEPNGYLHLGHVKSICLNFGIADEFGGVCNLRYDDTNPTAEKQDYIDNIKNDVQWLGFEWSGEARHASSYFDQLYAWAVQLIEQGDAYVDLQTLEQIRDNRGSFAEVGKPSTHREATIAENLQLFDDMKNGKFKEGEAVLRAKIDMASPNMNMRDPIIYRVMHQSHHQTGDKWCIYPMYDFAHPLSDAIEGITHSICTLEFADHRPFYDWAVEKIGEKGGIKLAPHQYEFSRLNVDHTLTSKRKLKQLVDENIVSGWDDPRMPTIAGMRRRGYTPEGLRDFCDRVGVAKSDGVVDFRLLEFSIRQSLETTTARGMAVLKPLKVTITNFDEALKEWDSLKDEGVVARWDNEQNTLWLTQPNHPNVDMGEREIPFTETIYIDQGDYELEPPKGYKRLSPEKPEIRLRNTYVLAITEHVLDDAGNVVELKATIDPTTLGKNPEDRKVKGVIHWVSASQGVPATVRLYEQLFAVADPSSVSDVHDALNPNSLTVLEAVVEPSLANSAAGTRFQFEREGYFIADNEDHSNDKPVFNQIVSLRDTFKPA, from the coding sequence ATGAGTGACCACTCAACCAAGCCCGCTGAACAAAAAAATGACTTTATTCGTCAAATTATTAGAGAAGACATAGCGGCGCAGAAATACCAGCAGATCGTCACTCGTTTTCCACCAGAGCCTAACGGTTATCTGCATCTAGGCCATGTAAAGTCTATTTGCCTAAACTTTGGTATTGCCGATGAGTTTGGCGGCGTTTGTAACTTACGCTATGACGACACCAACCCGACCGCTGAAAAGCAAGACTATATTGATAACATTAAGAATGATGTGCAGTGGTTAGGCTTTGAGTGGTCAGGGGAAGCGCGTCATGCGTCTAGCTATTTTGACCAATTGTATGCTTGGGCAGTCCAGCTTATCGAGCAGGGTGATGCCTATGTGGATCTACAGACCCTTGAGCAAATTCGTGATAATCGCGGCTCATTTGCAGAAGTAGGCAAGCCGTCAACCCATCGTGAGGCCACTATCGCTGAAAACTTGCAATTATTTGATGATATGAAAAACGGCAAGTTTAAAGAGGGCGAAGCCGTATTACGTGCCAAAATCGATATGGCAAGCCCAAATATGAACATGCGCGATCCGATTATCTATCGCGTGATGCACCAGTCGCACCATCAAACTGGCGACAAGTGGTGTATCTATCCTATGTATGACTTCGCCCATCCTTTATCGGATGCGATTGAAGGCATTACCCATTCGATCTGTACGCTAGAGTTTGCCGATCACCGTCCGTTCTATGATTGGGCGGTCGAGAAAATCGGTGAGAAAGGCGGTATCAAACTAGCGCCGCATCAGTATGAATTTAGCCGTCTAAACGTCGACCATACTTTGACCAGTAAGCGTAAATTAAAGCAATTGGTCGACGAAAATATCGTGAGCGGTTGGGATGATCCACGTATGCCGACTATCGCAGGTATGCGTCGCCGCGGTTATACGCCAGAAGGCTTACGTGATTTCTGTGATCGCGTTGGCGTGGCGAAGTCAGATGGGGTAGTGGATTTCCGCTTACTTGAATTCAGTATTCGTCAGTCCTTAGAGACCACTACTGCACGTGGTATGGCCGTATTAAAGCCTCTAAAAGTGACCATCACCAACTTTGATGAAGCGCTTAAAGAGTGGGACAGCTTAAAAGATGAGGGTGTCGTAGCCCGTTGGGATAATGAGCAAAATACCCTGTGGTTAACGCAACCCAATCATCCAAATGTCGATATGGGCGAACGTGAAATTCCTTTCACTGAAACCATTTATATCGATCAAGGCGACTATGAGCTTGAGCCACCTAAAGGCTATAAACGTCTGTCACCAGAGAAACCAGAGATTCGCCTGCGCAATACTTACGTGTTAGCGATCACTGAGCATGTGCTAGACGATGCGGGCAATGTGGTTGAATTAAAAGCGACTATCGATCCAACGACTTTGGGTAAAAATCCCGAAGACCGCAAAGTAAAAGGCGTGATTCATTGGGTGTCGGCGAGCCAAGGGGTGCCTGCTACTGTACGTCTCTACGAGCAACTGTTTGCGGTAGCAGACCCAAGCAGTGTCAGCGATGTGCACGATGCGTTGAACCCAAATTCGCTAACCGTATTAGAAGCGGTCGTTGAGCCGTCATTGGCTAATAGCGCTGCGGGTACGCGCTTCCAGTTTGAGCGTGAAGGCTATTTCATTGCGGATAACGAAGACCATAGCAATGACAAACCGGTGTTTAACCAAATCGTTAGCTTACGCGATACTTTTAAACCAGCTTAA
- a CDS encoding peptidylprolyl isomerase — protein sequence MSDMPVVQLDTTMGAITIELNEKAAPKTVANFLNYVNAGHYNGTIFHRVIPGFMVQGGGMDADMNEKKTNAPIEIEADNGLKNDLGTIAMARTQDPNSATSQFFINVKDNDFLNHSGKSMQGWGYTVFGKVTSGMDVVQKIEGVPTGRFGMHADVPKEPVIINSAKVISE from the coding sequence ATGAGTGACATGCCAGTCGTACAACTCGATACTACTATGGGTGCTATCACCATCGAATTGAATGAAAAAGCTGCCCCAAAAACGGTCGCAAACTTCTTAAACTATGTGAATGCCGGTCACTATAATGGCACTATCTTCCATCGCGTTATCCCAGGCTTTATGGTTCAGGGCGGCGGTATGGATGCGGATATGAATGAGAAAAAGACCAACGCTCCTATCGAAATCGAAGCGGATAACGGTCTAAAAAATGACCTAGGCACTATCGCTATGGCGCGTACGCAAGATCCTAACTCTGCGACCAGCCAATTCTTCATCAACGTAAAAGACAACGACTTCTTAAACCATTCTGGCAAAAGCATGCAGGGTTGGGGCTATACCGTATTTGGTAAAGTCACTAGCGGTATGGACGTAGTACAGAAAATCGAAGGCGTTCCTACTGGTCGTTTTGGTATGCATGCTGATGTGCCAAAAGAGCCTGTTATCATTAATTCGGCTAAAGTTATTAGCGAATAA
- a CDS encoding acetyl-CoA hydrolase/transferase C-terminal domain-containing protein produces MTIITDSIDAAVAQILQNITGPIRLATPLGLGKPYYLLNALYDQVANDPSRKLAIYTALSLNPPEGKSELEKRFLTPFVERLYGADFPRLKYAEANSSDSLPDNIQVQEFYMSSGALLDSLSAQSFYASLNYTHVPEALASRDINVVVQKLAQDNQGNYSLACNTDLTLDTLDAIAAKGAPKPFCIGVVDAKLPFVGGEAIVDASLFEVIVTQDAGEENADYREDNTGSIDAKLFAAPRQPVGDADYAIGLYASTLVKDGGTLQIGIGALADALCHALVLRQTDNATYRRVLQALAPDIENHPTVQEFGGLEPFDRGLYGCSEMLNEGFRLLVNHGIVKRRVVEDEEVMRRVANSNATESDNNLIETQGHFLDGAFFLGSPEFYDWLRSLESTTNTVGMRRISQINSVIGEHYRLETYKRQHARFFNTCMMATALGGAASETLPDGKVVSGVGGQYNFVSMAHSLPKAKSMLLLRSTRTSRGKTKSNILWDVSQLTIPRHLRDVYITEYGIADLRYAADSECISAMLTITDSEFQQELLATAQDNRKIHESALNETLASEQNTAEVLSAKLQPFRQDGTLPDYPLGSDFTDTEQDIVRALGWLKSNTQTTPDKLTTVFDVFMQNISDKFTSILSRQDRETDADKIEQRVRAAMIRMGYLDTEDNETDEGLNSELLEHALRETL; encoded by the coding sequence ATGACAATAATAACCGATTCTATTGACGCTGCCGTCGCGCAAATACTGCAAAACATTACCGGCCCCATTCGTTTAGCGACGCCGCTAGGATTGGGCAAGCCGTATTATTTACTTAACGCCCTCTATGACCAGGTGGCGAATGACCCCTCGCGCAAGCTGGCTATTTATACCGCCTTGTCTTTGAATCCACCCGAGGGCAAGTCTGAATTAGAAAAGCGCTTTTTGACGCCCTTTGTTGAGCGGCTCTATGGGGCAGACTTTCCGCGCCTGAAATATGCGGAGGCCAATAGTAGCGATAGTTTGCCTGATAATATCCAAGTACAAGAGTTCTATATGAGTTCGGGAGCTTTACTTGACAGTCTTAGCGCGCAGAGCTTTTATGCCAGTCTCAATTATACCCATGTGCCAGAAGCTTTAGCTTCACGCGATATTAATGTCGTCGTGCAAAAATTAGCGCAAGATAATCAGGGCAATTATTCCTTAGCTTGCAACACTGACCTGACCTTAGATACGCTTGATGCTATCGCGGCTAAAGGGGCGCCCAAGCCTTTTTGTATCGGGGTGGTCGATGCCAAACTGCCTTTTGTAGGGGGAGAAGCAATCGTTGACGCCAGTCTTTTTGAGGTCATCGTTACTCAAGATGCGGGTGAGGAAAATGCTGATTATAGAGAGGATAATACTGGTTCTATAGACGCCAAACTATTTGCGGCGCCGCGTCAGCCCGTAGGCGATGCAGACTACGCGATTGGCCTATATGCCTCCACCTTGGTCAAAGATGGCGGTACGTTGCAGATTGGTATTGGCGCTTTGGCGGATGCGCTTTGCCACGCGCTAGTATTAAGACAGACCGACAATGCTACTTATCGACGAGTGCTACAAGCTTTAGCTCCTGATATTGAAAATCACCCTACTGTTCAGGAATTTGGCGGCTTAGAGCCCTTTGATAGGGGGTTATATGGCTGTAGCGAAATGCTCAACGAAGGGTTTCGTCTATTGGTCAACCACGGCATCGTGAAGCGCCGGGTGGTCGAAGATGAAGAGGTCATGCGCCGGGTGGCTAATAGTAACGCCACCGAATCCGATAATAACCTTATTGAGACCCAAGGCCACTTTTTAGACGGCGCGTTTTTTTTAGGGTCGCCAGAATTTTATGATTGGCTGCGTAGCCTAGAGTCAACCACTAATACCGTGGGGATGCGGCGTATCAGTCAAATCAACTCAGTGATAGGCGAGCACTATAGGCTAGAAACCTATAAACGCCAGCACGCCCGCTTCTTTAACACTTGTATGATGGCCACGGCGCTAGGAGGTGCTGCTTCTGAGACGTTGCCTGATGGTAAGGTGGTCTCGGGGGTTGGCGGTCAATATAACTTTGTGAGTATGGCGCACAGTTTGCCAAAAGCTAAGTCGATGCTATTACTGCGATCAACCCGTACCAGTAGGGGCAAGACCAAAAGTAATATCTTATGGGATGTCTCGCAGCTGACGATTCCACGGCATTTGCGCGACGTTTATATCACCGAATATGGCATCGCCGATTTGCGCTATGCGGCCGATAGCGAATGTATCAGCGCTATGCTAACCATCACCGATAGCGAGTTTCAGCAGGAGTTGTTAGCGACCGCACAAGACAACCGTAAAATCCATGAGTCAGCGCTTAATGAGACGCTCGCCTCCGAGCAAAATACCGCCGAAGTTTTAAGCGCGAAGCTACAACCCTTTCGCCAAGACGGTACTTTACCCGATTATCCTCTAGGCAGTGATTTCACCGATACCGAGCAAGATATCGTACGCGCATTAGGCTGGCTAAAGTCGAATACTCAAACCACTCCGGATAAGTTGACCACAGTCTTTGATGTGTTTATGCAAAACATCTCTGATAAATTCACTAGCATTTTGAGTCGGCAGGATCGTGAAACAGACGCTGATAAAATCGAACAGCGTGTCCGTGCGGCTATGATTAGAATGGGCTATCTGGATACTGAGGATAATGAAACTGATGAAGGTCTGAACTCAGAGCTGCTTGAACATGCCCTGCGCGAGACCTTGTAG
- a CDS encoding UPF0175 family protein — MNITISIPDEIAKDYLGKNLEQQMTLSFVIDQYRQGHLTLRQARTWAQLEETEFLTQCQLRGVSRQTYASEADLLNELTRLQNNFPTSQL; from the coding sequence ATGAACATTACAATTTCTATTCCCGATGAAATAGCGAAAGATTATCTAGGTAAAAACCTTGAACAGCAGATGACATTAAGCTTTGTGATTGATCAATATCGTCAAGGTCATCTCACTTTAAGACAAGCTCGTACTTGGGCGCAGTTAGAAGAAACTGAGTTCCTGACTCAATGCCAACTGCGTGGCGTCAGCCGGCAAACTTATGCTTCTGAAGCAGATTTGCTCAATGAGCTTACTCGATTACAAAACAACTTTCCTACTTCGCAATTGTGA
- a CDS encoding peroxiredoxin, with protein sequence MAHLRLGDTAPNFDAPTTDGDINFYDWAGDNWVVFFSHPADFTPVCTTELGRAAALNGEFQKRNVKPICISVDSLEDHHAWRKDIGETQGTDLNFPIIADPNKDVANLYDMMHPNADNTSTVRSVYIIDANKKIRLILTYPASCGRNFDEIIRVIDALQLSDEYNIATPVDWKDGDDVIIPPSVKNEDIAAKYPKGYTEIKPYLRTTPAPNK encoded by the coding sequence ATGGCACATTTAAGACTTGGCGATACAGCTCCTAACTTTGACGCCCCTACTACTGATGGCGATATCAATTTTTATGATTGGGCGGGTGACAACTGGGTTGTGTTCTTTTCGCATCCTGCGGATTTCACGCCAGTATGTACGACTGAGCTTGGCCGCGCTGCTGCGCTAAATGGTGAGTTCCAAAAGCGTAACGTTAAACCAATTTGTATCTCAGTCGATAGCTTAGAAGACCACCATGCGTGGAGAAAAGATATCGGTGAGACCCAAGGGACTGACTTAAACTTCCCTATCATCGCTGACCCAAATAAAGACGTCGCGAATCTATACGACATGATGCACCCCAATGCAGACAACACTTCGACGGTACGTAGCGTTTATATCATTGATGCCAATAAAAAAATTCGTCTAATCCTAACTTACCCTGCCAGCTGTGGCCGTAACTTTGACGAGATCATCCGTGTCATCGATGCGCTACAACTGTCTGACGAATATAACATTGCGACGCCAGTAGACTGGAAAGATGGTGATGACGTTATTATCCCACCAAGCGTGAAAAACGAAGATATCGCAGCGAAATATCCTAAAGGCTATACTGAAATCAAACCGTATCTCCGTACTACGCCAGCGCCAAATAAATAA
- a CDS encoding phospholipase D-like domain-containing protein, which produces MAKFLSASATTYHLEHLLQDTTEQLIIVTPTLKLNERVQELLAHRDSAQAATHILYQKNHLQPTEMQWLNTLTHLRTSFCKNLQAQCYLNASEAIITSLQLHTIGQEQHNEMGVVIHRDTDTELYQETHDEVQRLLSISEAVRITIEVLSSTNKDFAIDTIKPDNNSFKPKVLEQPKASKNTVAQQSNKVDDKAKAPDTQQPTDKLKDKEKNKEKEPTTATPTTTPDKLTTAKLAKSLGLKTPELKSKLMELGYLEEINGEMVLSEAGRKTGGESRKGRFGEFCVWDAKMQI; this is translated from the coding sequence ATGGCCAAGTTTTTAAGCGCTAGTGCGACCACCTACCATTTAGAGCATCTACTGCAAGATACCACCGAGCAATTAATCATTGTCACTCCTACACTTAAGCTGAACGAGCGGGTGCAAGAGCTGTTAGCACATCGCGATAGTGCGCAAGCTGCCACGCATATCCTATATCAAAAAAATCACTTGCAACCGACTGAGATGCAGTGGCTCAATACCCTGACTCATTTACGCACGAGTTTCTGCAAAAACTTGCAGGCCCAGTGCTATCTGAATGCTAGTGAGGCTATTATTACCAGTCTACAACTCCATACTATTGGCCAAGAACAGCACAATGAAATGGGCGTGGTAATACATCGCGATACGGATACTGAGCTGTACCAAGAGACTCATGACGAAGTGCAGCGCCTGCTTAGTATTAGCGAGGCCGTGCGTATAACGATAGAGGTGCTGAGCTCAACAAATAAAGATTTCGCTATAGATACCATTAAGCCTGACAATAACTCCTTTAAACCCAAAGTATTAGAGCAACCGAAGGCTAGCAAAAATACGGTTGCGCAGCAAAGTAATAAGGTAGATGATAAGGCAAAGGCGCCAGATACTCAGCAACCTACTGATAAATTAAAAGATAAAGAGAAAAACAAAGAAAAAGAACCCACTACTGCTACACCAACAACGACTCCTGACAAACTCACTACCGCAAAGTTGGCCAAATCTCTCGGTCTCAAGACGCCAGAGCTCAAAAGCAAGTTAATGGAGTTGGGCTATTTAGAAGAGATAAACGGGGAGATGGTGCTTTCGGAGGCGGGTAGGAAAACGGGTGGAGAAAGCAGAAAGGGAAGGTTTGGTGAGTTTTGCGTATGGGATGCAAAAATGCAGATTTAA
- a CDS encoding TerD family protein yields the protein MLQMVAGQKAKFTDLGITLQFSLTADITSQSAVVDVACFGLDAQQKLVNDDYMTFYNQPITPCGAVRWQAMGTQQRFDIDLNKLPNTVDYLVITATIEGQQTMQELGASQVWLEQAEQRLAAYPFSGSAFASERAVMLLQVYRKQGIWRINAIGQGFNGGLAALVTHFGGEVAEESSAPVAQSTAAPTTTASSTAFSSASKSTSSSSSSSASAPQPNINLKKITLDKPGSEHRVSLTKGSKDVLRVEAIWVDNGDASANNDDLDLRVGLLAQHGKHGKAMTYIHAPQEVGSLSKKPYVQHQGDVRVASANEPGKEVVLVNPEIAKHYGGKVALVFSVYSAVSNGVVSIASLQPKMRMQYQDQVVECVFNIEASPKAKSSVVYTYVIGIAIIDEHGITLQHSGETSKRMSEATPRLLWKGDKVDMKIDGAAMFKLG from the coding sequence ATGCTACAGATGGTCGCCGGCCAAAAAGCCAAATTTACCGATTTAGGCATTACACTACAGTTTAGTTTAACCGCAGATATTACCAGTCAGTCTGCCGTAGTGGACGTTGCTTGCTTTGGCTTAGATGCTCAGCAAAAGCTAGTGAATGATGATTATATGACCTTTTATAATCAGCCGATTACCCCATGTGGGGCGGTACGTTGGCAGGCGATGGGCACGCAGCAGCGCTTTGATATTGATTTAAATAAGTTGCCCAACACGGTCGATTATCTAGTGATTACTGCGACTATCGAAGGTCAGCAAACCATGCAGGAGCTGGGCGCCAGTCAAGTGTGGCTTGAGCAGGCGGAGCAGAGGTTAGCGGCATATCCCTTTTCAGGCTCAGCGTTCGCTAGTGAGCGCGCGGTAATGCTACTGCAGGTCTATCGTAAGCAAGGTATTTGGCGTATTAATGCTATTGGTCAAGGCTTTAATGGCGGTTTGGCCGCTCTCGTTACCCATTTTGGTGGCGAAGTGGCGGAGGAGAGTAGCGCCCCAGTAGCACAGTCAACGGCTGCTCCGACCACAACTGCTAGCAGCACAGCATTTTCATCAGCATCGAAGTCAACATCATCTTCCTCCTCTTCATCAGCTTCTGCGCCGCAACCTAATATCAATTTAAAGAAAATCACTTTAGATAAACCTGGGAGCGAGCACCGAGTCAGCCTCACTAAAGGCAGCAAAGACGTCCTGCGGGTGGAGGCTATCTGGGTTGATAATGGCGATGCCAGTGCGAACAACGACGACTTGGATTTACGCGTGGGCCTCTTAGCGCAGCACGGTAAGCACGGTAAGGCGATGACCTACATCCATGCCCCGCAAGAAGTGGGCAGTCTAAGCAAAAAGCCTTACGTACAACATCAAGGCGATGTGCGGGTCGCTAGTGCCAATGAGCCTGGCAAAGAAGTGGTATTGGTCAACCCCGAAATTGCCAAACATTACGGCGGTAAGGTGGCGCTCGTATTTTCGGTTTATTCTGCCGTGAGTAATGGCGTGGTCTCAATCGCATCCTTACAGCCAAAGATGCGTATGCAATACCAGGATCAGGTCGTCGAGTGCGTCTTTAATATCGAAGCATCCCCTAAGGCGAAGAGTAGCGTGGTCTATACCTATGTGATTGGTATCGCTATCATTGATGAGCATGGCATTACCTTGCAGCATTCAGGTGAGACCAGTAAACGTATGAGTGAGGCGACGCCAAGATTGCTGTGGAAAGGTGATAAGGTAGATATGAAAATTGATGGCGCTGCTATGTTTAAGCTAGGGTAA
- the orn gene encoding oligoribonuclease: MATTDHPNKIKIKNEGKKGLVWIDLEMTGLDTLNDEIIEIATIVTDQDLNILAEGPVFAIKVSDQKLNGMDDWNTKQHGQSGLIDRVRRSTVTLEQAEAETIAFLNKWVDAGKSPMCGNSICQDRRFMARQMPELERFFHYRNLDVSSIKELCFRWRPDILRSFEKNGSHLAMDDIRDSIRELKHYRTHFFNLLEK; this comes from the coding sequence ATGGCCACGACCGACCACCCCAACAAAATCAAGATTAAGAACGAAGGTAAAAAAGGGCTGGTGTGGATAGATTTAGAAATGACGGGTCTCGATACCCTGAACGATGAAATCATTGAGATCGCCACTATTGTTACCGATCAAGATTTAAACATTCTCGCTGAAGGGCCAGTCTTTGCTATCAAAGTCTCGGATCAAAAGCTCAATGGCATGGATGATTGGAATACCAAGCAGCATGGTCAATCCGGCTTGATAGATCGCGTGCGCCGCAGTACAGTGACGCTTGAGCAAGCAGAAGCTGAGACCATCGCCTTTTTGAATAAATGGGTGGATGCGGGCAAGTCGCCCATGTGTGGCAACTCCATCTGCCAAGATCGCCGTTTTATGGCGCGGCAAATGCCTGAGCTTGAGCGCTTTTTCCATTATCGCAACTTGGATGTGTCGTCGATTAAAGAGTTGTGCTTCCGCTGGCGCCCTGACATTTTACGTAGTTTTGAGAAAAACGGCAGCCATCTGGCCATGGACGATATCCGTGACTCGATTCGCGAGCTTAAACACTACCGCACCCACTTCTTTAATTTGTTAGAGAAGTAG
- a CDS encoding glutathione S-transferase family protein, whose protein sequence is MKKLYLTRTAPNPRKVVILLQAKGIDVDDMDDLDVFDVDFSKREQFSESFTAMNPMQTVPVLTLEDGTVLNDSQAICEYLDRVYGERSVMGNDVVQRAKVCSMRRIAEFEVLYNYMLAFQHSHPSKAERVDQVPELAPKSIARAAKALPYFESFLKDNEYLVDNQFSYADIVLYIALDFGRILKVDPRSHGEGIARFYEMMNERFGFKKPATS, encoded by the coding sequence ATGAAAAAATTATATCTAACAAGAACAGCGCCAAACCCGCGTAAAGTGGTCATTTTGCTACAAGCCAAAGGCATTGATGTCGACGATATGGACGACCTAGATGTGTTCGATGTCGATTTCTCCAAACGCGAGCAGTTTTCAGAGTCGTTTACCGCAATGAACCCGATGCAAACTGTGCCGGTATTAACTTTAGAGGACGGTACGGTACTCAATGATTCCCAAGCGATTTGTGAATATCTTGACCGCGTCTATGGTGAGCGCTCGGTGATGGGCAATGATGTGGTACAGCGCGCCAAAGTCTGCTCTATGCGCCGGATTGCTGAGTTTGAAGTGCTCTATAACTATATGTTGGCGTTTCAACACAGCCACCCGTCAAAAGCTGAGCGTGTGGACCAGGTTCCAGAGCTGGCACCCAAGTCTATTGCGCGTGCTGCCAAAGCCTTGCCTTACTTTGAAAGCTTTTTAAAAGACAATGAGTACCTGGTCGATAACCAATTTAGTTATGCGGATATTGTCTTATATATCGCTTTAGACTTTGGCCGAATCCTAAAGGTCGATCCGAGATCGCATGGCGAGGGGATTGCCCGTTTTTATGAGATGATGAATGAGCGGTTTGGCTTTAAAAAGCCAGCGACCAGCTAA